In Rattus norvegicus strain BN/NHsdMcwi chromosome 1, GRCr8, whole genome shotgun sequence, a genomic segment contains:
- the Nccrp1 gene encoding F-box only protein 50 translates to MEKIPDRDALSGRMEAEGSQNSEELPPHPQSPPPPPSPRSPTSPETPELPQPNAPTEFEARQLLVEEWGPVSGKLELPPSISWKLLFLERPLYRNLLNSPNPEGINIYQPAPPTGPTRKPLKELGNFRGWYITTENLQGPLSWTVKEQCVNLLAKKLWEELLDDEQPDITIMDWFEDSRLDQCVYELHVWLLAADRRTVIAQHHVAPRTNGRGPPGRWVQVSHVFRQYGPGVRFVHFQHKTKNRMEPGGLRRTRVTDSSVSVQLRE, encoded by the exons ATGGAGAAGATACCGGACAGAGACGCGCTCAGTGGCAGGATGGAAGCCGAGGGGTCCCAGAACTCCGAGGAGCTGCCACCGCATCCTcagtccccaccaccacctccgtCCCCAAGGTCTCCCACgtccccggagacccctgagctTCCTCAGCCCAATGCACCgactgagtttgaagccaggcagCTGCTGGTAGAAGAATGGGGACCCGTGAGCGGGAAGCTGGAGCTGCCCCCGAGCATCAGCTGGAAGCTGCTGTTCCTGGAGCGGCCACTCTACCGCAACCTCCTCAACTCACCCAACCCGGAAG GCATTAACATCTACCAGCCGGCGCCCCCTACGGGTCCCACCCGGAAACCTCTGAAGGAGCTGG GTAATTTCCGTGGATGGTACATTACTACTGAGAACCTCCAGGGACCCCTCAG CTGGACAGTGAAGGAGCAATGTGTGAACCTGCTGGCCAAGAAGCTGTGGGAGGAGCTGCTGGATGACGAACAGCCTGACATCACCATCATGGACTG GTTCGAGGACAGCCGCCTAGACCAGTGTGTTTATGAGCTGCATGTCTGGCTGCTAGCAGCTGACCGCCGCACCGTCATTGCCCAGCACCACGTGGCCCCTCGGACCAATGGGAGAGGACCCCCTGGCCGCTGGGTTCAG GTGTCCCACGTCTTCCGCCAGTACGGCCCCGGAGTGCGTTTTGTCCACTTCCAGCACAAGACGAAGAACCGCATGGAGCCTGGGGGACTGCGGAGGACAAGGGTGACCGACTCCTCCGTGTCTGTGCAGCTCCGGGAGTGA
- the Sycn gene encoding syncollin isoform X2, whose translation MSPLCLLLLALALVAVPGARGACPVPADLKKSDGTRTCARLYENSDPYYDNCCQGPELSVDPGTDLPYLPSDWSNSASSLVVAQRCELTVWSLPGKRGKTRKFSTGSYPRLEEYRKGIFGTWAKSISGLYCKCY comes from the exons ATGTCCCCGCTGTGCCTGCTGTTGCTGGCTTTAGCCCTGGTGGCTGTCCCCGGTGCCCGAGGCGCTTGTCCAGTGCCCGCAGACCTGAAGAAGTCAGATGGGACGCGCACGTGCGCCAGGCTCTATGAGAACAGTGACCCCTACTATGACAACTGCTGCCAGGGGCCTGAACTGTCTGTGGATCCAGGCACCGACCTGCCCTACCTGCCCTCGGACTGGTCTAACTCGGCATCTTCTCTGGTAGTGGCCCAGCGCTGCGAGCTCACCGTGTGGTCTCTCCCTGGTAAACGTGGCAAGACACGCAAGTTCTCTACGGGTAGCTACCCTCGACTGGAAGAGTACCGCAAAGGCATCTTTGGAACCTGGGCCAAGTCCATCTCTGGCCTCTACTGCAA GTGCTATTGA